The Granulicella sp. 5B5 nucleotide sequence CGGCGTGATCTTAAACGTGTCCTGCAGATACACCTGGAACAGGTTCGTCGGGAAGTTGTAGGCCCACTGCGTGAAGAACGGGTTCTTCGGTATGTCGTAGACGGTGAACGTCGGTGCCAGCAGCGTGGTGCCGTAGAAGCGCCGTGCCAGGTCGAAGCTCTCCTTCTCGAACCACACGCCGCCCTCGATCGCATTGCGTCCGTTGTCGTAGTTCAGCTCGGCGAGCACGCCGCCGCGCGCGATCCGGTACTCCGAGGTGCGCTCGGAGATCGGCGAAACCGGCGTCAGCGTGGAGTTGTACGTGGCTAGGTAAGGCGTATACCAAAGACCCGCTCCGGCATCGTGATGTCCGTACACAGTGGTCTTGAATGTCAGGTGGCTGGTGATCGCGGTGTTGTACTTCAGGTACCCGATAAAGTCCTTCCGCAGACCACCGGCAGCGTAGTAGCCAACGTCTTCAGGATCATTGGAGAGATCGCCGAATCCGCTTTGAAGGGTCGGAATCGCACCCGGGAACACCGTCGGTATGCCTGCGAACACATGCCCTCCGCCGCCCTGCGCGTTATACGCATTGGCAGCCTGCAGGGCTGTGCCCCAGTCGCCGAAGTTGTCGGTGTGATATCCGAGCTTCTGTACCCACAGCTTGTTGTCGTCCTGGTAGTCGACCTCTTGCCGGTTCGAGTAATCGGCATACGCCGTGAACATGCCCTTGCTGCCCACAAACTGCTCCAGCTTCGTATTGAACTGGAAGTAGCTCTGCCGTATCGGCCCCGAGCCGCGCCACTTGTCCGACGTCTGGTACACGCCATCGACGAATAGCTTCGTATGCGTAGGCAGCAACCCTGTGTCGTAGCGCACAAACGTGCGCGATCCACTGAAGCTGCCAAAGCTCTGCGTCGCCTGGAATCCGCGCTTGTCCGAAGGGTCGATGGAGAAGAACTGCACCGCGCCGCCAAGGTTGCTGGTCGAAGCCGTATCGAGCGCTCCAGTGCCCTGTGAAATCGAAGCGTGCCCCAGGTTCTCGTCGATCAGCGCGCGGCTGATGTGCAGACCATTCAGATTGCCGTAGGACATATCGCCCAGCGGTACATCGTCCAGCGTAAATCCAAGCTGGTTCTGGTTGAAGCTGCGGACGGAGATCCGCACTGCCCACTCATAGGCTCCATAGGGATCTGCCGACGTGATGCTCACACTCGGAAGGTGTCCAAGCACGGCGATGGGGCTGGTACCCGGCGTCGTCTCGAGCAGCAGCTTCTGATCGACCGTCTGCACATCGCGTGTCTCGCCGGAGGCCGTTACCGTCACCTCATCGGAAGCCGTAACCTGTGGAGTGCCCGGTTGGGCCTGCGTCTGCGGCTGGCCTGTGGCTGTTTGGCTCTGCTGTGCGCTGACGAGTGCACCTTTGGCACACATCATTCCCATTAAAACGATGGCTGCTCTTGTAAGTCTTCCGTTCATTGTGTTCCTCTCTGCGGCAAAAGTGTTCCAGGTTAGTCTTCAAAACGGCAGCGGTATACAGACACAAATCCGCATTCCTGCAACTGAATCAGTGCAGGCAGGCTTCCTATACTTGTCTCTGTAACCTCCGGCCGAGGCCTCTCGATTCCAGATATTGAGTGTGGTGAGCTTACAGAAAGCGGTTCGCTGCAGCGTGCAGCGATGTTGAACATTGGGTGAAATATCCCCTGCGACATCTGTTTTGGTCCGCAAGCACGACCATGAAGCCGCTATCCGCTTCTTCGAGACCATGGCCCACGCCCGAATCGGTCCTCCGCGCGTCACGCAGAAAACCGGCGTTTACCGCCGCCGATCACTGACACAGCGTTCAACCCGGCATACACTTGCCGTGTGTGAACAGGAGACCGCTGGATGGATGCTCTCACGCTGCATCGAATTCACTTTGCCTTTACCGTCACCTTCCACTATCTGTTTCCGCAGCTCACCATGGGCCTCGCGCTGCTCATCGTCATCCTCAAGACGATCGCCCTCCGCACCGCCGATCCTGACACGTCCGAGCACTACAACCAGGCAGCCCGTTTCTGGGCTCGCATCTTCGCCATCAACTTCCTCCTCGGCGTCATCACCGGCATCCCCATGGAGTTCCAGTTCGGCACCAACTGGTCGGAGTTCTCCCGCCGCACCGGCGGCGTCATCGGACAGCCGCTCGCCATGGAAGGCGTCTTCTCTTTCTTCCTAGAGTCCTCTTTCCTAGGCCTCTTTCTCTTCGGCGAGCGGCGTCTCACCCGCTTCCAGCACTGGGGCGCGGCCTTCCTGGTCTTTCTCGGCTCCTGGATATCTGGCTTCTTCATCATCGTCACCGACGCCTGGATGCAGCACCCCGTCGCCTACCAGCTCATGCCCGACGGCACCTTCCAGGTCGCCAGCTTCTGGGGTCTCATCATGAACCCCTGGGCCTGGCTCCAGTACGCGCACAACATGTGCGGAGCCGTCGTCACCGCCGCCTTCGTCATGTCCGCCGTCGGCGCGCTCTACGTCCTCCAGGACCGCGTCGAAGACTTCGGCCGCATCTTCCTCAAGCTCGGCGTCATCACGGGCGTCATCGCCTGCGTCCTGCAGATCTTCCCCACCGGCGATCTCCACGGCAAGTACCTCGCAAAAAACCAGCCCGTCGCCATCGCCGCCATGGAAGGCCTCTTCCACTCCCAAAAGGGCGCGCCCATGGTCCTCATGGGCCAGCCCGACGTCGAAGCTCAGAAGATCGACAACCCCATCGCGGTCAACGACGTCCTCAGCTTCCTCATCTACGGCACCACCTCGGCTGAGGTCAAAGGCCTCGACGCCTATCCCAAGGACCTCTGGCCCACCACGCTGCCGCTGCTCTTTTACGCGTATCACATCATGGTCGGCCTCGGCACCTACTTTGTCGCCATCATGGCGCTTGCGGCCTTCCTGCTCTGGCGCGGCAAGCTCTTCACCGCACGCTGGGTCTTGTGGCCATTGCTGGTCAGCTTCCCGCTGCCGTACATCGCCAACACCGCCGGCTGGATGACCGCCGAGATCGGCCGCCAGCCCTGGCTCGTCTACAAACTCATCCGCACCTCGCAGGGATACTCCACCCACATCGGCCCCGGCACCAGCCTCTTCTCGCTGCTCGGCTTCCTCGGCCTCTACACCGTCCTGTCCATCCTCTGGATTCTGCTGGTCTACAACATCATCCAGAAAGGCCCGGACGAAAGGCACCTCTCCGGCCACACCCTCACCACCATCTAGGAGCGCAGCCCCATGGCCTCACTCTGGTTCTGGATCGTCGCCGTCATGCTCGCCGCCTACGTCGTCCTCGACGGCTTTGACCTCGGCGTCGGCATCCTCATGCCCTTCGTCGCCCGCACCGAAGAAGACCGCCAGCAGGCCATCCACTCCATCGGCCCCGTCTGGGACGGCAACGAGGTCTGGCTCATCGCCGCCGGTGGCACGCTCTTCTTCGCCTTTCCGCTGCTCTACGCCTCATCCTTCAGCGGCTTCTACATGCCGCTCATGATCGTCCTCTGGCTGCTCATCCTCCGCGGCCTCTCCGTCGAACTCCGCATGCACTTCCGCGACCCGCTCTGGCGCACCTTCTTCGACGGCCTCTTCTTCTTCTCCAGCACCCTGCTCGCCATCTTCTTCGGCGCAGCGCTCGCCAACGTCGTCCGCGGAGTCCCCATCGGCCCCGACAACTACTTCTATCTCCCGCTCTGGACCAACTGGCGTACCGGCATCAGCCCCGGCATCCTCGACTGGTACACCGTCATCGGCGGCGTCATGGCCCTGCTCGCATTGGCGATGCACGGCGCGCTCTATCTCATGATCAAGACCGAAGGCCACCTTGAGCGCCGCGCACGTGTCGCCGCCGGCCGGCTATTGCCCTTCGTCGCTCTCGCCACCGTCTGCGCCATCCCTGCCACGGTCCTCGCCCGCCCCGGCTCGCTGAACAACTACACCCTGCATCCGGCCGCGTTCCTCTCGCCTTTGGGAGTCATCCTCAGCCTCAGCGGCCTCCTCGTCTTCATGCGCAAACACGACTACCTTCGCGCCTTCTTCTGCTCCTGCACCTACCTCATTGCAATGCTCTGCGGCGCCGCCGCCGGTCTCTACCCAGTGCTCTTGCCCACCACCATTCCCGGAGGCCAGTCCATCACCGTCGCCAACGCCATCGCCGGCCCCCACACCCTGCGCGTAGGCCTTGTCTGGTGGACCTTCGGCACCCTGCTCGCCATCCTCTACTTCAGCATCGTCTACTGGCTCTTCCGAGGCAAAGTCTCCCAGCACGAAGCCACCTACGGCCACTGACGCCCTCACACCGTATTTTCACTTGACACCGGCTCCCGCTTCGGAGACCGTGATAAGGCCTCGCCGGGTCCCCCTTCATCTGTCACGCAGAGCTTTCACGGCAGACACGTCCGCATCGCAGCCTGCTGACTACTAGGCACCTCTGCCTAACGAAAGGTCAGGTCACGATGTCCTCCGGCTCCTTCACCGCGGCTCTCTTCCTCTCCTCCAGCAATCCACCCGCTTCGCTTATCCCTTCGCAGATTACCGGCAACGTCGGCGTCTGCCTCAGCGGAGGCGGCTCACGCGCCTTCACTGCGGGCATGGGCCAGCTCCAGGCGCTGGAAGCGCTTCAAGCCAACGGAGCCAGCCTCCTCAGTCAGGTAGTCGCGCTCTCCACAGTCTCCGGCGGCGGCTGGATCGGCATCCCGTTCACCTATCTGCCATCGTCGCAAGGCACTGACGCCACCTTCCTCGGCC carries:
- a CDS encoding cytochrome ubiquinol oxidase subunit I: MDALTLHRIHFAFTVTFHYLFPQLTMGLALLIVILKTIALRTADPDTSEHYNQAARFWARIFAINFLLGVITGIPMEFQFGTNWSEFSRRTGGVIGQPLAMEGVFSFFLESSFLGLFLFGERRLTRFQHWGAAFLVFLGSWISGFFIIVTDAWMQHPVAYQLMPDGTFQVASFWGLIMNPWAWLQYAHNMCGAVVTAAFVMSAVGALYVLQDRVEDFGRIFLKLGVITGVIACVLQIFPTGDLHGKYLAKNQPVAIAAMEGLFHSQKGAPMVLMGQPDVEAQKIDNPIAVNDVLSFLIYGTTSAEVKGLDAYPKDLWPTTLPLLFYAYHIMVGLGTYFVAIMALAAFLLWRGKLFTARWVLWPLLVSFPLPYIANTAGWMTAEIGRQPWLVYKLIRTSQGYSTHIGPGTSLFSLLGFLGLYTVLSILWILLVYNIIQKGPDERHLSGHTLTTI
- the cydB gene encoding cytochrome d ubiquinol oxidase subunit II produces the protein MASLWFWIVAVMLAAYVVLDGFDLGVGILMPFVARTEEDRQQAIHSIGPVWDGNEVWLIAAGGTLFFAFPLLYASSFSGFYMPLMIVLWLLILRGLSVELRMHFRDPLWRTFFDGLFFFSSTLLAIFFGAALANVVRGVPIGPDNYFYLPLWTNWRTGISPGILDWYTVIGGVMALLALAMHGALYLMIKTEGHLERRARVAAGRLLPFVALATVCAIPATVLARPGSLNNYTLHPAAFLSPLGVILSLSGLLVFMRKHDYLRAFFCSCTYLIAMLCGAAAGLYPVLLPTTIPGGQSITVANAIAGPHTLRVGLVWWTFGTLLAILYFSIVYWLFRGKVSQHEATYGH
- a CDS encoding TonB-dependent receptor is translated as MGMMCAKGALVSAQQSQTATGQPQTQAQPGTPQVTASDEVTVTASGETRDVQTVDQKLLLETTPGTSPIAVLGHLPSVSITSADPYGAYEWAVRISVRSFNQNQLGFTLDDVPLGDMSYGNLNGLHISRALIDENLGHASISQGTGALDTASTSNLGGAVQFFSIDPSDKRGFQATQSFGSFSGSRTFVRYDTGLLPTHTKLFVDGVYQTSDKWRGSGPIRQSYFQFNTKLEQFVGSKGMFTAYADYSNRQEVDYQDDNKLWVQKLGYHTDNFGDWGTALQAANAYNAQGGGGHVFAGIPTVFPGAIPTLQSGFGDLSNDPEDVGYYAAGGLRKDFIGYLKYNTAITSHLTFKTTVYGHHDAGAGLWYTPYLATYNSTLTPVSPISERTSEYRIARGGVLAELNYDNGRNAIEGGVWFEKESFDLARRFYGTTLLAPTFTVYDIPKNPFFTQWAYNFPTNLFQVYLQDTFKITPKVTIVAGFKTSETYQTGNLVAYDAGLNLSPTDVASNYAQGKLTSGKPFLPQVGGNWKLNQKHEVFADVAENVRSFQVGGNGFGTSPWGTTQAGFNALTSNLKSESAWSEEGGFRHTDNRIQAQASYFHVNFYNRLLAIQQGPGIAGAASILSNVGGVTTNGVDGAITARLHEGWTFYNGLTFSKSSYDSNYNITSGTGAVTTILTGGKIAVDSPEFLYKNELSYSKKGFDIHMGSDYMGKRYFTYTNDNSVGGRFLGDFGTSYHVDEIGPFDQLKLQFNIYNIASTKYWGTVGTNGFVASDPTSIANNTLQPGAPRAITGTLSVKF